The following proteins come from a genomic window of Castor canadensis chromosome 17, mCasCan1.hap1v2, whole genome shotgun sequence:
- the Kiaa1143 gene encoding uncharacterized protein KIAA1143 homolog isoform X1, which translates to MSKRNLVSYVRPAEPAFLSRFKERVGYREGPTVETKRIQSQLPDEDGDHSDKEDEQPQVVVLKKGDLTAEEVMKIKAEIKAAKADEEPAPADGRIMYRKPVKRPSDEKYSGLMASSKKKKANEDEVNKQDSVKKNLQKQIKNSSLLSFGNEDENEHLRGLSVLRGEEM; encoded by the exons ATGAGCAAGCGGAACCTGGTGTCCTACGTGCGGCCCGCGGAGCCCGCGTTCCTCTCGCGCTTCAAGGAGCGGGTCGGCTACAGGGAAGGGCCCACCGTGGAGACCAAG AGAATCCAGTCTCAGCTCCCAGATGAAGACGGTGATCACAGTGACAAAGAAGATGAACAGCCCCAAGTAGTAGTTTTAAAAAAGGGTGACCTGACAGCTGAAGAAGTCatgaaaattaaagcagaaataaaggCTGCCAAAGCAG ATGAAGAACCAGCTCCAGCTGATGGGAGAATCATGTACAGAAAACCAGTTAAGCGCCCCTCAGATGAAAAATATTCAGGTTTAATGGCAagttcaaaaaagaagaaagcaaatgaaGATGAAGTAAATAAGCAGGACTCAGTTAAAAAGAACttgcaaaagcaaataaaaaacagtaGCCTTCTTTCTTTTGGCAATGAAGATGAAAATGA GCATCTGAGAGGACTTTCAGTGCTGCGAGGGGAGGAAatgtaa
- the Kiaa1143 gene encoding uncharacterized protein KIAA1143 homolog isoform X2, whose amino-acid sequence MSKRNLVSYVRPAEPAFLSRFKERVGYREGPTVETKRIQSQLPDEDGDHSDKEDEQPQVVVLKKGDLTAEEVMKIKAEIKAAKADEEPAPADGRIMYRKPVKRPSDEKYSGLMASSKKKKANEDEVNKQDSVKKNLQKQIKNSSLLSFGNEDENEPGPSLSSLFLTF is encoded by the exons ATGAGCAAGCGGAACCTGGTGTCCTACGTGCGGCCCGCGGAGCCCGCGTTCCTCTCGCGCTTCAAGGAGCGGGTCGGCTACAGGGAAGGGCCCACCGTGGAGACCAAG AGAATCCAGTCTCAGCTCCCAGATGAAGACGGTGATCACAGTGACAAAGAAGATGAACAGCCCCAAGTAGTAGTTTTAAAAAAGGGTGACCTGACAGCTGAAGAAGTCatgaaaattaaagcagaaataaaggCTGCCAAAGCAG ATGAAGAACCAGCTCCAGCTGATGGGAGAATCATGTACAGAAAACCAGTTAAGCGCCCCTCAGATGAAAAATATTCAGGTTTAATGGCAagttcaaaaaagaagaaagcaaatgaaGATGAAGTAAATAAGCAGGACTCAGTTAAAAAGAACttgcaaaagcaaataaaaaacagtaGCCTTCTTTCTTTTGGCAATGAAGATGAAAATGA GCCTGggccctctctctcctctctgttcctTACTTTTTGA
- the Kiaa1143 gene encoding uncharacterized protein KIAA1143 homolog isoform X3 — protein MSKRNLVSYVRPAEPAFLSRFKERVGYREGPTVETKRIQSQLPDEDGDHSDKEDEQPQVVVLKKGDLTAEEVMKIKAEIKAAKADEEPAPADGRIMYRKPVKRPSDEKYSGLMASSKKKKANEDEVNKQDSVKKNLQKQIKNSSLLSFGNEDENE, from the exons ATGAGCAAGCGGAACCTGGTGTCCTACGTGCGGCCCGCGGAGCCCGCGTTCCTCTCGCGCTTCAAGGAGCGGGTCGGCTACAGGGAAGGGCCCACCGTGGAGACCAAG AGAATCCAGTCTCAGCTCCCAGATGAAGACGGTGATCACAGTGACAAAGAAGATGAACAGCCCCAAGTAGTAGTTTTAAAAAAGGGTGACCTGACAGCTGAAGAAGTCatgaaaattaaagcagaaataaaggCTGCCAAAGCAG ATGAAGAACCAGCTCCAGCTGATGGGAGAATCATGTACAGAAAACCAGTTAAGCGCCCCTCAGATGAAAAATATTCAGGTTTAATGGCAagttcaaaaaagaagaaagcaaatgaaGATGAAGTAAATAAGCAGGACTCAGTTAAAAAGAACttgcaaaagcaaataaaaaacagtaGCCTTCTTTCTTTTGGCAATGAAGATGAAAATGAGTAA